From a region of the uncultured Desulfatiglans sp. genome:
- a CDS encoding hypothetical protein (Evidence 5 : Unknown function), protein MIEGEETYEVVIRIPVKNGRFDFTKARVEGGEEIKPPYTLKVQEMVSISMQIGEGNSHYIYLHFPDCRYVKILVPWG, encoded by the coding sequence ATGATTGAGGGTGAAGAGACGTATGAAGTCGTCATCAGGATTCCGGTCAAAAACGGCCGCTTCGATTTCACCAAAGCCCGGGTGGAAGGCGGCGAAGAGATAAAACCGCCTTATACCCTGAAGGTCCAAGAGATGGTCAGCATCTCGATGCAGATAGGGGAAGGGAACTCGCACTATATTTACCTGCATTTTCCAGACTGCCGCTACGTCAAGATCCTGGTGCCTTGGGGCTGA
- a CDS encoding hypothetical protein (Evidence 5 : Unknown function), whose translation MKRCYGGSVKYRSVRPCSGKIIQRLLKRNKVQVTPIDFSVNSIFEPE comes from the coding sequence ATGAAGCGCTGCTATGGTGGTTCCGTGAAATACCGGTCTGTTCGGCCCTGCAGCGGCAAGATCATTCAACGTCTTTTAAAAAGGAATAAGGTGCAAGTGACGCCCATTGATTTTTCTGTGAATTCGATTTTCGAGCCCGAATAA
- a CDS encoding putative Adenylate/guanylate cyclase with Chase sensor (Evidence 3 : Putative function from multiple computational evidences), whose amino-acid sequence MTVKKALVAALFIAAVGVLLFPWLLKVEEDMGLALLFRIRGAKCPPAQVCIVALDKASADTMGLPDKPYLWPRSLYGLLVDKLNALGAAVIVFDLFFEEPRQEEDRVFASAMEKGCNVVLCHSIEQSSVPIRSAEGKEIGFANLETLRTPADALAISAAAVAPFPLPRIPLRLNRFWTVKETAGDVPTLPVAAFQIFAKDVYPEFLELLVRFRQDEAGRFKMGHAWPQKADEFPDRMRDVRRLFLLDPSLSERMLETLESESYRLSNGTPDQARLQGLRSLIRMYGQPPDCYLNHYGPAGTFRTISFHKMIQASADPLNFGLPESRIAFFVGMSESLRPQRKDGFDTVFSLSSGEDVSGVEIAATSFANLLEGNSVEPLPMLLRLLVITCFGVGLGLICFLLPALPAAAGALASGGAYLLFAWYRFDHAGVWWPLVIPLGIQLPIAFFGSVLWKYGRVQKERRRMREAFGYYLPDGVVDGLLRDLSVDEVSRGVVYGICLFTDAESYTSLSESMDPQSLNRLMNRYFDALFEPVRRHGGLVVEVIGDGMLAMWTAARPEPDVCEEACLAMLEINEAVESFGCSPGGVAIPTRIGLHGGYIYLGNVGARGRYAYRPVGDIVNTASRIEGLNKFLSTKRLVSEAVLGEVEAVIAREVGSFIFAGKSQPVRVFELLGRRGEADDMFLSLCNVFERGLQAFRRRDWDEALRLFAECMSIRCEDGPSRYYMGIIPGCIASPPAEGWKGEISLDRK is encoded by the coding sequence TTGACGGTCAAAAAGGCACTCGTCGCAGCCCTGTTTATCGCTGCAGTGGGCGTTCTTCTTTTTCCATGGCTACTCAAGGTGGAGGAAGATATGGGGCTTGCCCTGCTGTTCAGAATCAGGGGCGCCAAATGCCCACCCGCCCAAGTTTGCATCGTCGCCCTCGACAAGGCCTCGGCAGATACGATGGGACTTCCGGATAAACCCTACCTGTGGCCACGCTCGCTTTACGGGCTGCTCGTGGATAAACTCAATGCCCTGGGTGCGGCGGTGATCGTCTTCGATCTTTTCTTCGAGGAGCCAAGGCAGGAGGAGGACAGGGTATTCGCCTCAGCGATGGAAAAGGGCTGCAACGTGGTCCTGTGCCATTCCATCGAACAGTCGTCCGTGCCTATCAGGAGTGCAGAGGGGAAGGAAATCGGCTTTGCAAATCTCGAGACGCTGAGGACTCCCGCCGATGCCCTGGCCATTTCTGCCGCAGCGGTGGCACCATTCCCTTTGCCGAGAATACCCCTTCGCTTGAATCGCTTCTGGACTGTCAAAGAAACTGCAGGTGATGTGCCGACGCTGCCGGTGGCGGCCTTTCAGATCTTTGCAAAGGATGTCTACCCTGAGTTTTTGGAACTCCTCGTCCGGTTTCGCCAGGATGAGGCCGGGCGATTCAAAATGGGCCATGCCTGGCCGCAGAAAGCCGACGAATTCCCCGATCGAATGAGGGATGTCAGGAGGCTCTTTTTATTGGATCCATCCCTTTCGGAACGGATGCTGGAAACATTGGAGTCGGAATCTTATCGTCTTTCGAATGGAACGCCGGACCAAGCCCGCCTCCAGGGCCTCAGATCGCTCATCAGAATGTACGGCCAGCCTCCTGACTGCTATCTCAATCATTACGGTCCGGCGGGTACTTTTCGAACCATCTCTTTCCACAAGATGATCCAGGCGTCGGCCGACCCTTTGAATTTCGGTCTTCCCGAGTCACGGATCGCCTTTTTTGTCGGAATGAGCGAAAGCCTTCGGCCTCAGCGAAAGGATGGTTTCGATACGGTCTTTTCCTTGTCGAGCGGCGAAGACGTAAGCGGGGTCGAGATCGCGGCCACGTCCTTTGCAAATCTCCTGGAGGGCAACAGCGTCGAACCCTTGCCGATGCTTTTGCGCCTCCTCGTCATCACCTGCTTCGGAGTTGGGCTGGGTTTGATCTGTTTTTTGCTGCCCGCGTTGCCCGCCGCTGCCGGAGCCCTGGCTTCAGGGGGTGCCTATCTGCTTTTTGCGTGGTACCGCTTCGATCATGCAGGGGTGTGGTGGCCGCTGGTGATTCCTCTCGGAATCCAGTTGCCGATCGCCTTCTTCGGCAGTGTCCTTTGGAAATACGGGAGGGTTCAAAAGGAGAGGAGGAGGATGCGGGAGGCGTTCGGATACTATTTGCCCGATGGGGTTGTAGACGGGTTGCTCCGGGACCTCTCTGTGGACGAGGTATCCCGTGGGGTGGTTTACGGGATATGCCTGTTCACGGACGCCGAAAGCTACACCAGTCTCTCGGAATCCATGGATCCTCAATCGCTCAATCGGCTCATGAACCGGTATTTCGATGCCCTGTTCGAGCCTGTCAGACGTCATGGCGGGCTGGTGGTCGAAGTCATCGGGGACGGGATGCTCGCCATGTGGACTGCCGCCCGGCCGGAGCCCGATGTCTGCGAGGAGGCCTGCCTGGCCATGCTCGAGATCAACGAAGCGGTCGAGTCTTTCGGTTGTTCTCCTGGAGGAGTGGCGATACCGACCCGGATCGGACTTCACGGCGGCTACATCTATCTCGGCAACGTGGGTGCCAGAGGGCGCTATGCATACCGTCCGGTGGGGGACATCGTCAATACGGCCTCGCGGATCGAGGGTCTGAACAAGTTCCTGTCGACCAAAAGGCTCGTTTCCGAAGCGGTGTTGGGCGAGGTGGAGGCGGTCATCGCCCGGGAGGTAGGTTCGTTTATCTTTGCGGGAAAGTCGCAGCCTGTTCGGGTGTTCGAGCTGCTCGGCCGAAGGGGGGAAGCCGATGACATGTTTTTGAGTCTGTGCAACGTTTTTGAAAGGGGACTACAGGCCTTTCGAAGACGGGACTGGGACGAGGCACTGAGGCTTTTCGCAGAATGCATGAGCATTCGGTGCGAAGACGGCCCAAGCCGCTATTACATGGGAATCATTCCTGGGTGCATCGCTTCACCGCCGGCCGAGGGTTGGAAAGGGGAGATCAGTCTGGATCGCAAGTAG
- a CDS encoding conserved exported hypothetical protein (Evidence 4 : Unknown function but conserved in other organisms), protein MISDRILCVIAAMLFAGCVHGCSGSSDEAIELKHFPVDHLEGVISQDGVCLDTDRSSDGKGSIRIDAGGRRSVRLYETGDVDVENARVVYQAKLSTEALEGKTYLEMWCHFPDGGEYFSKGLQSALSGTNGWVTVETPFMLQSGQNPDNIRLNLVIEGAGTVWVDDIHLYGAPLG, encoded by the coding sequence ATGATTTCGGACAGAATCCTCTGCGTGATCGCGGCAATGCTTTTCGCGGGATGTGTCCACGGCTGTTCGGGGTCCTCGGATGAGGCTATAGAATTGAAGCATTTCCCGGTGGACCATTTGGAAGGAGTCATCTCACAGGACGGCGTCTGCCTGGATACAGACAGGAGCAGTGACGGGAAGGGATCGATCCGCATCGATGCGGGAGGCCGGCGGTCCGTCAGGCTTTATGAGACCGGGGACGTGGATGTGGAAAATGCCCGGGTGGTATATCAGGCAAAGCTCAGCACGGAGGCCCTCGAGGGAAAGACCTACCTCGAAATGTGGTGCCATTTCCCCGATGGCGGCGAGTATTTTTCGAAGGGGCTTCAGTCTGCTCTGAGCGGGACGAACGGTTGGGTCACCGTTGAAACACCATTCATGCTTCAGTCTGGTCAGAATCCCGACAATATCCGGTTGAATCTGGTCATCGAAGGAGCGGGAACGGTCTGGGTGGACGACATCCATCTCTACGGGGCACCCTTGGGCTGA
- a CDS encoding ABC transporter, ATP-binding protein, whose protein sequence is MSGTPILQVSGLTKAFGGVLALNAVSFDLMEGELLGVIGPNGSGKTTLVNCISGFVRPSSGKVLYKGQDITHWRPHRIVRLGLARTFQMVRPFYRLPAFKNMIIPLYSPRVKGLAGGKFGAREAVALDLLEEVGFERDSHVAYKVASVLPQGYLKRLELAKAIALQPDLIILDELFSGLSLAEVGSIVPIIEKLRGEGRSIIMIEHRLKELFKISDRVMVLNFGMKIAEGPAAEVMENEEVKRAYLGSEA, encoded by the coding sequence ATGAGCGGAACCCCCATTTTGCAGGTGAGCGGTCTGACCAAGGCCTTCGGCGGCGTTCTGGCCCTCAACGCGGTGAGCTTCGATCTGATGGAAGGGGAGCTTCTGGGGGTGATCGGCCCCAACGGTTCCGGCAAGACCACCCTGGTCAACTGCATCAGCGGATTCGTGCGCCCCAGCTCCGGCAAGGTCCTTTACAAGGGCCAGGACATCACCCACTGGCGGCCGCACCGCATCGTGCGGCTGGGACTGGCGAGGACCTTCCAGATGGTGCGGCCCTTTTACCGTCTCCCGGCCTTCAAGAACATGATCATCCCCCTCTATTCTCCGAGGGTCAAGGGATTGGCGGGAGGGAAGTTCGGCGCGCGCGAGGCGGTGGCGCTCGATCTTCTGGAGGAGGTGGGCTTCGAGCGGGATTCGCACGTCGCTTACAAAGTGGCGAGCGTCCTGCCGCAGGGCTATCTGAAGCGGCTCGAGCTGGCCAAGGCGATTGCGCTTCAGCCCGATCTGATCATTCTGGACGAGCTCTTCTCCGGGTTGAGCCTCGCCGAGGTCGGGAGCATCGTACCGATCATCGAAAAGCTCCGCGGCGAGGGACGGTCGATCATCATGATCGAGCATCGTTTGAAGGAGCTCTTCAAGATCAGTGACCGCGTCATGGTGCTCAACTTCGGTATGAAGATCGCCGAAGGGCCGGCGGCTGAGGTGATGGAAAACGAAGAGGTCAAGCGGGCCTATCTGGGCTCCGAGGCCTGA
- a CDS encoding ABC-type branched-chain amino acid transport system, permease component, whose protein sequence is MKLRRERIDRGIKARSGDVFALSSWREMFYLAFPRLLPIVGFIVLPLILGVYWQKVLISVAVFALLAISWDILAQSGMVSLGQALFFGMGAYASGVLNHAFGLSPFIAIPIGTLLGGLICTVLLLPVLRLRGIYFAMVTLIIPLMLVRIVEATKVFGGTEGLSGLTPLPNVWVEVYCVVGALLAALFGFRRLMDSDFGLVLRGINDNDRSVMNAGIDVTWFKIQSLFMAGCIGAFAGAFTTHVYMFVGMPVFALDYSILPIAAAVVGGPGSLAGATLGACILVPLSEVLRGFGGLRIILYGVFLVVFIVALPEGLFPYIQRKYQQFERWVEVDK, encoded by the coding sequence TTGAAATTGCGCAGGGAAAGAATCGATCGAGGCATCAAGGCGCGTTCCGGCGATGTCTTTGCTCTCTCCTCCTGGCGGGAAATGTTCTATCTGGCGTTTCCCCGTCTGCTGCCCATTGTCGGATTCATCGTCTTGCCGCTGATTCTGGGCGTCTATTGGCAAAAGGTTCTCATCTCGGTGGCCGTCTTCGCTTTGTTGGCCATCAGCTGGGATATCCTGGCCCAGAGCGGCATGGTGTCTCTCGGACAGGCCCTCTTCTTCGGCATGGGGGCCTACGCCTCCGGGGTGCTGAACCACGCCTTCGGCCTGTCCCCGTTCATCGCGATCCCGATCGGGACGCTTCTGGGTGGGCTCATCTGTACGGTTCTTTTGCTGCCGGTCCTGCGCCTGCGGGGAATCTATTTCGCCATGGTCACCCTGATCATTCCCCTCATGCTGGTCAGGATCGTCGAGGCCACCAAGGTCTTCGGAGGGACCGAGGGGCTGAGCGGCCTCACGCCGCTGCCGAATGTCTGGGTGGAGGTCTACTGTGTCGTTGGCGCCCTTCTGGCGGCCCTTTTCGGGTTCCGCCGGCTGATGGACTCCGATTTCGGGCTGGTGCTGAGAGGGATCAACGACAACGACCGGTCGGTTATGAATGCCGGGATCGACGTCACATGGTTCAAGATCCAGTCCCTCTTCATGGCCGGCTGCATCGGGGCATTCGCCGGTGCCTTCACCACCCATGTCTACATGTTCGTCGGCATGCCCGTCTTCGCGCTCGATTACTCCATCCTGCCGATCGCAGCCGCCGTCGTGGGCGGACCCGGGAGCCTGGCCGGCGCGACGCTCGGTGCGTGCATCCTGGTCCCGCTCTCGGAGGTCCTGCGCGGCTTCGGAGGGCTCAGGATCATCCTGTACGGGGTCTTTCTGGTCGTTTTCATCGTTGCGCTCCCCGAGGGCCTCTTCCCTTATATCCAGCGCAAGTACCAGCAGTTCGAGCGCTGGGTGGAGGTGGACAAATGA
- a CDS encoding Tetratricopeptide repeat domain protein: protein MRFLKCLAMMTSVWWFFPIPGAVCGAAGEAQERCEGVSARVVSVQGRVEIRREGESIWSPVVMNDLCCSGDMIRVDRHSRAALLLTNETFLRLDQNTTITLMSLEDEEPSIIDLISGVVYFFSRIPRSLTFLTPFVNGGVEGTEFLVQVRDQETVVTVFAGRVRLTNQAGGLDLADGQSAAAPDGAAPVRRLVVRPRDAVHWSLYYPPILEASEPDAKESRPEGPSGEELPVREGRCSAESTEGDSWVDKASLKTPTLGCLTRRASLALEVGRSDEALRDLAEVLRRDPSFAPALALRALIALVQNDRDAAVRWVERALDADPRSPVVLMAKSYVQQAGFEIEDALKSAENAAAAAPSSGLMWSRVAELRLMTGDHGGALDAAQRSVALHPDTARHQTVLGFAFLNETALEKAVDAFERAISLDPSDPLPRLGLGLGKIRGGNLEGGRAELEIAVGLDPGNALYRSCLAKAYYDEKRDGPAAGQLQAAKTLDPFDPTPWFYDAIRKQSLNRPVEAMDDLQRSIDLNDHRAVYRSRLLLDQDLAARSAGLARIYSDLGFEQLGLVEGWRSVDADPADYSAHRFLAGSYAALSNHEIARVSEWLQSQLLQPLNVTPVSPRLAESDLYGLEGAGPADVGYNEFNPLFARNRLALQASGIAAGNRTWGSEVIQSGISDGFSYSVGQYHYQTSGYRPNNDFMENVTNVFLQTSLSPDTGVQMEWRIRNTDSGDLALRFEPDAYLGSLRQDEDALFVRFGLRHTLKPGSDLIASLIFQHLDWDLSLREPVMPGVDFFDQSSGDSRGAIGEVQHLYRRSAFNLVSGLGHFSGSSRLAVNTGFECPPFPPWDCTNFEKADLRHSNAYSYATLRYPRDVAWTLGASIDRYEGDLDDKTRLNPKLGVTYRPFADTILRGAVFRTLKRTLIANQTVEPTQIAGFNQFFDDANGADSWRFGLAMDQRLAKRLFAGIEASKRKIDFAYQHFQEFCQPPTIEETDWEEDLLRGYLYWAPHKRMSATVEFRQEKLTADPEYLGGGSFTSLETLRVPLGIRFFHPWGFGADLTVTYVDQSGSFDDPELGATRDERDTFWVTDVALHYRLPKRRGIVSMGVKNCFDESFRYYEPDAVNPEIYPERLWFVRMTLAF, encoded by the coding sequence ATGCGCTTTTTGAAATGTCTTGCCATGATGACATCGGTGTGGTGGTTTTTCCCAATCCCTGGTGCCGTTTGTGGGGCGGCAGGGGAGGCGCAGGAGCGCTGCGAGGGGGTGTCGGCCAGGGTCGTGTCCGTGCAGGGCCGGGTGGAGATCCGCCGGGAAGGAGAGTCCATCTGGTCTCCTGTCGTGATGAATGATCTTTGCTGCTCCGGTGACATGATCAGAGTCGACCGGCATAGCCGCGCGGCCTTGCTTCTGACGAACGAAACATTTTTGCGCCTCGATCAAAACACGACCATCACGCTGATGTCCCTCGAGGATGAAGAACCATCGATCATCGACCTGATCAGCGGGGTCGTCTATTTCTTCAGCCGTATCCCTCGCAGCCTCACGTTCCTTACGCCGTTCGTCAACGGAGGGGTGGAAGGGACCGAGTTTCTTGTTCAGGTCAGGGATCAGGAGACTGTCGTGACGGTTTTCGCGGGCAGGGTCAGGTTGACCAATCAGGCGGGCGGGCTCGATCTCGCTGACGGTCAATCGGCGGCGGCGCCCGACGGGGCGGCGCCCGTCAGACGGCTTGTGGTGCGTCCCAGGGATGCGGTGCATTGGTCCCTCTACTATCCTCCGATCCTGGAGGCATCCGAACCGGATGCAAAGGAGTCCCGGCCAGAGGGGCCTTCGGGCGAAGAGCTGCCCGTGCGTGAGGGCCGGTGCAGCGCCGAGTCGACCGAGGGCGATTCATGGGTTGACAAGGCTTCCTTGAAGACCCCCACCCTGGGATGCCTTACCCGGCGAGCCTCCCTCGCGCTGGAGGTTGGTCGCTCGGATGAAGCGCTGCGCGATCTGGCGGAGGTGCTGCGCCGGGATCCCAGCTTTGCCCCGGCCCTGGCCTTGCGGGCGCTGATCGCACTCGTACAGAACGACCGCGATGCAGCTGTCCGGTGGGTTGAGCGGGCGCTCGATGCCGATCCGCGGTCGCCGGTGGTGCTCATGGCAAAATCCTATGTGCAGCAGGCGGGATTCGAGATCGAGGATGCCTTGAAGAGCGCCGAAAATGCCGCCGCCGCGGCCCCTTCGAGCGGGTTGATGTGGTCCCGCGTCGCGGAGCTGCGGCTGATGACAGGCGATCACGGCGGTGCGCTCGACGCCGCGCAGAGGTCGGTCGCTCTGCATCCGGATACGGCTCGGCACCAGACGGTTCTGGGGTTTGCCTTCCTGAACGAAACAGCCCTGGAGAAGGCGGTGGATGCCTTCGAGCGGGCTATAAGCCTCGACCCGTCCGACCCGCTTCCAAGGCTCGGGCTGGGTCTCGGGAAAATCCGCGGAGGAAACCTCGAGGGTGGAAGGGCGGAACTCGAGATCGCCGTCGGTTTGGATCCCGGGAACGCCCTTTACAGGAGTTGTCTCGCAAAGGCCTACTATGACGAAAAGCGGGACGGACCGGCGGCAGGACAGCTGCAAGCCGCAAAGACGCTCGATCCGTTCGATCCGACGCCGTGGTTTTACGATGCGATTCGCAAACAGAGCCTCAATCGGCCGGTGGAGGCGATGGATGACCTGCAGCGCTCCATCGATCTGAATGACCACCGGGCGGTCTATCGTTCACGCTTGCTGCTCGACCAGGATCTGGCGGCGCGAAGTGCGGGTCTGGCCCGCATTTACAGCGATCTCGGTTTCGAACAACTCGGACTGGTGGAAGGATGGCGGTCGGTCGACGCCGATCCGGCCGATTATTCCGCCCACAGGTTCCTCGCTGGCAGCTATGCCGCGCTTTCGAATCACGAGATCGCTCGGGTAAGCGAATGGCTTCAATCTCAGTTGCTCCAGCCTTTGAATGTCACCCCGGTCTCCCCGCGATTGGCTGAGAGTGATCTATATGGTTTGGAAGGGGCTGGTCCGGCCGATGTCGGCTACAACGAGTTCAATCCGCTGTTTGCCCGTAATCGCCTGGCCCTTCAGGCAAGCGGGATCGCGGCCGGAAACCGGACCTGGGGCAGCGAGGTGATCCAATCCGGCATCTCCGACGGGTTTTCTTACAGCGTGGGCCAGTATCACTACCAGACGTCGGGATACAGGCCCAACAATGATTTCATGGAGAACGTGACAAACGTGTTTCTTCAGACAAGCCTCTCGCCGGACACGGGTGTCCAGATGGAATGGCGCATCCGAAATACGGATTCGGGGGATCTCGCCCTCCGGTTCGAACCCGATGCCTATCTCGGAAGCCTGAGGCAGGACGAAGACGCCCTTTTTGTTCGGTTCGGTCTGCGTCACACCCTGAAGCCCGGCTCGGATCTGATCGCGTCGCTGATCTTTCAGCATCTGGATTGGGATCTGAGTCTCAGGGAGCCGGTCATGCCAGGAGTCGATTTCTTCGATCAATCGTCGGGCGACAGCCGGGGAGCCATCGGCGAGGTGCAGCATCTTTACCGGAGATCGGCCTTCAATCTGGTGAGCGGACTGGGCCACTTCAGCGGCAGCAGCCGGCTGGCGGTGAACACCGGCTTCGAATGTCCCCCGTTTCCTCCATGGGACTGCACGAACTTCGAAAAGGCGGACCTTCGTCATTCGAACGCCTATTCCTATGCGACTTTACGCTATCCCCGGGATGTCGCATGGACCCTTGGGGCGAGCATCGATCGCTACGAGGGGGATCTGGACGACAAGACGCGGTTGAATCCGAAACTGGGCGTGACCTATAGGCCTTTTGCGGATACGATCCTGCGGGGTGCGGTTTTCAGGACGCTCAAGAGGACCCTGATTGCGAACCAGACCGTCGAGCCGACGCAGATAGCAGGGTTCAATCAATTCTTCGACGATGCGAATGGCGCAGATTCCTGGCGCTTCGGCCTGGCGATGGATCAGCGTCTGGCCAAACGGCTCTTTGCGGGGATCGAGGCCTCGAAGCGCAAGATCGACTTCGCCTACCAGCATTTTCAGGAGTTTTGCCAACCGCCCACCATCGAGGAGACGGACTGGGAGGAGGATCTCCTGCGTGGATATCTTTACTGGGCGCCGCACAAAAGGATGTCGGCAACGGTGGAGTTCAGACAGGAAAAGCTCACGGCGGACCCGGAATATCTAGGCGGTGGAAGTTTCACCTCACTCGAGACGCTCCGGGTGCCCCTCGGCATCCGGTTCTTCCATCCCTGGGGATTCGGTGCCGATCTGACGGTCACGTATGTGGATCAATCCGGATCCTTCGACGATCCGGAACTCGGGGCTACGCGGGATGAACGTGACACCTTCTGGGTCACCGATGTGGCCCTCCACTACCGGTTGCCCAAGAGGAGGGGCATCGTCAGCATGGGTGTCAAGAATTGTTTCGACGAATCGTTCCGATACTACGAACCTGACGCAGTCAACCCGGAGATTTATCCGGAAAGGTTGTGGTTCGTCAGAATGACCCTCGCATTCTGA